Proteins encoded within one genomic window of Besnoitia besnoiti strain Bb-Ger1 chromosome II, whole genome shotgun sequence:
- a CDS encoding hypothetical protein (encoded by transcript BESB_037440): MISSASYGALLRRRAEHALLNHTGRTACFGQGASSPCTRFRLSRASVPLLILARVPRTPAAPYLLLAYRGFAKKRLRLSEYDEYEQSINSSRVPLTFVNVPIHHQSASELVDTIVVAGQLRLKNSNFWRRCTTAVVDLVCGFRVRELVAIVNAYAKARYRDEQLFSCLARAIALQISECRPSDIAVAGQAFARMNVRDVAFMDILGGEASRRLEEMGPRGIAILIWSFGRLGIFHQALINGVSRELMGNVESFSSLDLTQLLWAFGELQVRDVPVLSRLCDRLRSHLPQQTLSESFICTHALSRILFFDHEVVSELRSLYIQRLRELPLAELPLLLDSFTKLDQHCAPHERPPPSTRLHRLLVKAILNNVSFYKPADIERTRASLATAELADDFLNDVACHMLPGQIRAMTSEDQIALLEFYRSSAAPNWQAVAYIVSHLYPSTRSRGSGDTAQPRLTQEQSIRCLEALAGMCHRHAFLYVLQSLKEAEDDPTSHARDAAQSRVSANTSPPRFDTRGAGALVLQRLVRQLFPKEADFMSLVAASSLGLASAPLDSTAPLDSTAPSAGRRLEDCVSASVAAPPAQWLLRGAVGTRGGAGRSVANHLSSLLQLTQAGDASAVPAAAPPSFHYMGRLVERPPESSRMGAGAARPQASVDADAEAESQRNFWAPDASSTAPASADTCVHPQGEGGGAAEVCADPRGPGTSQPRRCDEGAPSDADGHTGRAAGRFAGCEQLLLKPDVLTRKFYGDLLHASSSAAPCDLVAALGRFPRDPAWALWMHELVNHKLEGLHPEFLPGVLLELAKHVRRPTELASEDAESWLPSSEARALQLSPRQAEAYLLRVFGRLFRSRAEDGVAATDSGEPGDFRGAQREREFPCLSVLSNSALAVCVKMLELHPDREAAQHYAVACTSLVLRSFSERACAHEATGDAEAGGEQPANDDVRAPGPQSQAQAKQLARIFHSLITLDVVPPARLRTELARRICHLASADLLTVLREFAALGCDAATAAHLSLALSLRRPHIKSWKKLRELEFLCARMGVDLEDDVPTGDGSAAPKHGANMASIADALGDGEDDEQLGAVELPSDAELPRLQDELDRDIVSRLEQRKPAAPKRRTEE, encoded by the exons ATGATTTCTTCGGCGTCGTATGGAGCCCTGCTCCGTCGCCGAGCAGAACACGCACTGCTCAACCACACCGGCCGGACGGCCTGTTTCGGACAAGGCGCGAGCTCGCCATGCACGCGTTTTCGTCTCAGTCGAGCCTCAGTTCCTCTTCTGATTCTGGCGCGTGTTCCTCGCactcctgcggcgccctaCTTGCTGCTGGCATACAGAGGCTTCGCTAAGAAACGGCTACGGCTCAGCGAGTACGATGAGTATGAGCAAAGCATCAACTCGAGCCGTGTGCCATTGACGTTTGTGAACGTGCCAATTCATCATCAGTCTGCCAGTGAACTGGTGGACACCATTGTCGTCGCGGGACAGCTGCGTCTGAAGAATTCAAATTTCTGGAGAAGATGCACGACGGCCGTCGTTGACTTGGTGTGCGGCTTCCGAGTTAGGGAGCTGGTTGCCATTGTTAACGCCTACGCAAAAGCGCGGTATCGAGATGAGCAACTATTCAGTTGCCTTGCGAGAGCAATCGCTCTTCAAATCTCCGAGTGCCGCCCTTCTGACATCGCTGTCGCGGGCCAAGCATTCGCCAGGATGAATGTCCGCGACGTTGCCTTTATGGATATTCTCGGTGGGGAGGCCTCACGCCGTCTGGAAGAGATGGGGCCGCGGGGCATCGCGATACTGATCTGGTCTTTCGGGCGGCTTGGCATCTTTCACCAGGCTCTGATAAATGGAGTCTCTCGCGAACTGATGGGAAACGTCGAATCATTCTCAAGTCTCGACTTGACCCAGCTCTTGTGGGCCTTCGGTGAGCTGCAGGTCAGAGACGTTCCCGTTCTCTCACGCCTTTGCGACAGACTGAGATCGCATCTTCCTCAGCAGACACTCTCTGAGTCTTTTATCTGCACCCACGCACTGTCGAGGATCCTTTTTTTTGATCACGAGGTAGTCTCCGAGCTTCGAAGCCTGTACATacagaggctgcgcgaacTTCCGCTGGCCGAACTGCCTTTGCTTCTGGACAGTTTCACGAAGCTGGATCAACATTGCGCCCCGCACGagcggcctccgccctctACGCGACTCCACCGGCTTCTGGTGAAGGCAATTTTAAACAACGTTTCTTTCTACAAACCAGCAGACATCGAGCGCACCAGGGCATCTTTGGCAACCGCGGAGCTGGCAGACGACTTCCTGAACGATGTCGCCTGCCACATGTTGCCAGGTCAGATAAGGGCTATGACAAGCGAAGACCAGATTGCCCTTCTCGAGTTCTACAGATCCTCTGCTGCTCCAAACTGGCAGGCTGTCGCATACATTGTGTCACACCTTTACCCTTCGACTCGATCGCGGGGATCCGGAGACaccgcgcagcctcggctCACCCAGGAGCAGTCCATACGGTGCTTGGAAGCGTTAGCCGGAATGTGCCACAGGCACGCTTTTCTCTACGTTTTGCAGTCCTTGAAAGAGGCTGAAGATGACCCCACAAGCCATGCCCGAGACGCAGCTCAGTCTCGCGTCTCGGCTAACACATCGCCTCCAAGATTCGACACCaggggcgcaggcgctctgGTACTCCAGCGGCTTGTACGCCAACTGTTTCCTAAAGAAG CGGACTTTATGTCTCTGGTggcggcgtcgtctctcggtctggcctccgcgcctctcgacaGCACTGCGCCTCTCGACAGCACTGCGCCAAGCGCCGGCCGTCGCCTTGAAG ACTGTGTGAGCGCCTCGGTCGCGGCTCCACCCGCGCAGTGGCTTCTTCGTGGCGCCGTCGGGACGCGGGGGGGTGCTGGGCGATCTGTCGCGAACCACCTCAGCTCACTGCTGCAGCTCACTcaggccggcgacgcgtctgcggtcccggccgccgcgccgccaagTTTCCACTACATGGGCCGGCTGGTGGAGCGGCCACCCGAGTCCTCGCGGATGGGCGCCGGGGCTGCGCGACCCCAAGCGTCTGTCGATGCAGACGCCGAAGCAGAGAGCCAGCGAAATTTCTGGGCGCCAGACGCCTCGAGCacagcgccggcgtctgcggacaCGTGCGTGCATCCCcagggagaaggaggcggtgCCGCTGAAGTCTGCGCTGACCCGCGTGGCCCTGGGACCTCTCAACCGCGTCGGTGTGACGAGGGCGCaccgagcgacgcagacggccaCACAGGTCGCGCAGCAGGGAGGTTCGCCGGCTGTGAACAGCTCCTGCTGAAGCCGGATGTGCTCACGCGGAAGTTCTACGGCGACCTCTTGCATGCGAGTTCCAGCGCTGCGCCTTGCGATCTGGTGGCAGCCCTCGGGCGCTTCCCGCGAGATCCAGCGTGGGCTCTGTGGATGCACGAACTCGTGAATCATAAGCTCGAAG GCTTGCACCCGGAGTTCCTGCCTGGCGTTTTGCTCGAGCTGGCAAAGCACGTGAGACGACCAACGGAGCTCGCCTCAGAGGAT GCAGAGAGTTGGCTGCCGAGCAGTGAGGCcagggcgctgcagctgtcgcCTCGCCAGGCGGAGGCGTATCTGCTGCGCGTGTTTGGGCGGCTCTTTCGGtctcgcgcggaggacggggTCGCGGCCACCGACTCGGGGGAGCCAGGAGACttcagaggcgcgcagagggagagggagttCCCCTGTCTGAGCGTGTTGTCAAactccgcgctcgcggtgTGCGTCAAGATGCTCGAGCTGCATCCTGacagggaggcggcgcaacACTACGCAGTAGCTTGCACCTCCCTCGTCCTTCGAAGCTTTTCAGAACGC GCGTGTGCACACGAGGCgaccggcgacgcggaggccggagGCGAACAACCGGCCAACGACGACGTCCGAGCGCCCGGTCCCCAatcgcaggcgcaggcgaagcagctcgcgcggaTTTTCCACTCTCTGATCACTCTCGACGTCGTGCCTCCGGCGCGACTGCGCAC AGAACTTGCGCGGCGAATCTGTCACCTCGCGTCGGCAGATCTGTTGACCGTTCTCCGCGAGTTTGCGGCGCTTGGCTGCGATGCCGCCACCGCAGCGCACCTTTCGCTCGCCTtgagtctccgccgcccgcacaTCAAAAGCTGGAAAAAACTGAGAGAACTCGAG tttctctgcgcccgcaTGGGCGTCGACTTGGAGGACGATGTGCCAACCGGTGACGGCAGCGCTGCACCGAAACACGGG GCGAACATGGCCTCGATCGCCGATGcgctgggcgacggcgaagacgatgAGCAGCTGGGGGCCGTAGAGCtgccgagcgacgcagagttgccgcggctgcaggacgAACTTGACCGTGACATCGTCTCCAGACTTGAACAACGCAAACCCGCAGCCCCTAAACGACGGACGGAGGAATAA